A stretch of the Osmerus mordax isolate fOsmMor3 chromosome 12, fOsmMor3.pri, whole genome shotgun sequence genome encodes the following:
- the LOC136953754 gene encoding catenin delta-1-like isoform X1, producing the protein MEQCESAAALLESVREQEVQFEQLTRALEEERRRVGLPSPSSRPLPHTQNGRLGDADIERLKLTDGYINGTQYRMVDPAHGALDESYTPEDDSQEAHSVFSEEGTARRADNGIRKVVTSRTVLPDSMSIDGGLSVSGMGGYSATLDRAYRQGGGVPDYPMATVPRNYHYAPSGGYDDYRPGPPADTYASLSRGTRMDDRYRPMDGYRTLDSGYRAPSRQQLDPYGAQPQVSRVVRGVGSALELGGMRYAPAPYGMEDDQRSLGYDDMDYSMAPPPMHPGYGTMPRLGGGGGPGTLDRRRLRSCEDTLDGDMGGVDPYAWGVPMAMERGSMASLDSTLRKGPPGSWRQPELPEVIAMLNYRLDPVKTNAAAFLQHLTFKNDKVKSEVRRLKGIPSLVSLLDHPKKEVHHSACGALKNISYGRDHDNKIAIKNCDGVPALVRLLRKTRDQDLTDTITGTLWNLSSHDSVKMEIVDHALHALADEVMVPHSGWERGNDGGEESCKPRHLEWETALTNTAGCLRNVSSERSEARRKLRECSGLVDSLMYIVQSQINRKDVDNKLVENSVCLLRNLSYQVHREVPGYERYLEATPLNQGPAPSANKASCFGSRKGKDEWFAKGKKDGDDGGADQVDIPKRQTPAKGYELLFQPEVVRVYTSLLQESQNPSVLEAAAGAVQNLCAGRWTYGRYIRATVRLEKGLPMMAELLAHGNDRVVRAMSGALRNLAIDNRNRELLGKHAVPHLVADLPGGQSQSARALSEETVVSVLSTLTEVLGNSLEAAKTLRASQGIERLVLINKDGKRSDREVRGAGQVLQLVWGHKELRKPLEKDGWKKSDFMVNVAPSTNGPSRANGGYEDSTLPLLDRGEKRDIIPLNDLGPEAYSTLDQRERRHTLDNTLDNTDTLKRGVYGGRKGSLPLLDSYDEKLIVCITQSGPAGFQQPYHCY; encoded by the exons AACGGCCGTCTAGGTGATGCAGACATAGAGCGTCTGAAACTGACTGACGGCTATATAAACGGGACCCAG tacaGGATGGTGGACCCTGCTCACGGAGCTCTCGATGAGAGCTACACTCCAGAAGACGACTCCCAGGAAGCACACTCTGTGTTCTCAGAGGAGGGCACCGCGCGGCGGGCTGACAACggg atcaGGAAGGTGGTGACCTCTCGCACCGTCCTCCCCGACTCCATGTCCATCGACGGGGGCCTCTCCGTGTCCGGCATGGGCGGCTACAGCGCCACCCTGGACCGCGCCTACCGGCAGGGGGGCGGGGTCCCTGACTACCCCATGGCCACTGTGCCCAGGAACTACCACTACGCCCCCTCGGGGGGCTACGACGACTACAGGCCGGGGCCTCCCGCCGACACCTACGCCAGCCTGAGCAGAGGCACGCGCATGGACGACAGATACAG gcccATGGACGGTTACAGGACCCTGGACTCTGGCTACCGCGCCCCCAGCAGGCAGCAGCTGGACCCGTACGGCGCCCAGCCCCAGGTGAGCCGCGTGGTGCGGGGCGTGGGCAGCGCCCTGGAGCTGGGGGGCATGCGCTACGCCCCCGCGCCCTACGGCATGGAGGACGACCAGCGCAGCCTGGGCTACGACGACATGGACTACAGCATGGCGCCCCCTCCCATGCACCCGGGCTACGGAACCATGCCCCGGCTGGGGGGCGGTGGCGGCCCAGGCACGCTGGACAGACGCAGGCTCag gagCTGTGAGGACACGCTAGACGGCGACATGGGCGGAGTGGACCCCTACGCCTGGGGCGTTCCCATGGCGATGGAGCGGGGCAGCATGGCGTCGCTGGACAGCACCCTGAGGAAGGGCCCTCCCGGCTCCTGGAGGCAGCCCGAGCTGCCCGAGGTGATCGCCATGCTCAACTACCGCCTGGACCCCGTCAAGACCAACGCTGCCGCCTTCCTGCAGCACCTCACCTTCAAGAACGACAAG gtgaagtCGGAGGTGCGGCGTCTGAAGGGCATCCCCTCCCTGGTGTCTCTGCTGGACCACCCCAAGAAGGAGGTGCACCACTCGGCCTGCGGGGCGCTCAAGAACATCTCGTACGGACGCGACCACGACAACAAGATCGCCATCAAGAACTGTGACGGCGTCCCCGCCCTGGTCCGCCTGCTGAGGAAGACCAGAGACCAGGACCTCACAGACACCATCACAG GCACGCTGTGGAACCTGTCGTCTCACGACTCGGTGAAGATGGAGATCGTGGACCACGCCCTGCACGCCCTGGCGGACGAGGTGATGGTGCCCCACTcgggctgggagagggggaacgACGGGGGCGAGGAGAGCTGCAAGCCCCGGCACCTGGAGTGGGAGACGGCCCTCACCAACACAGCTGGCTGCCTCAG GAACGTGAGTTCAGAACGCAGCGAGGCCCGACGCAAGCTGAGGGAATGCTCGGGATTGGTGGACTCTCTCATGTACATTGTCCAATCACAGATCAACCGCAAAGACGTGGACAACAAG ctggtggagaacagtgtgtgtctgctgaggAACCTGTCCTATCAGGTGCACCGCGAGGTCCCCGGCTACGAGCGCTACCTGGAAGCCACGCCCCTGAATCAGGGCCCTGCCCCCAGCGCCAACAAGGCCAGCTGCTTCGGCTCGCGGAAGGGCAAAG ATGAGTGGTTTGCCAAAG gaaagaaagatggagacgaTGGAGGTGCAGATCAGGTGGACATTCCCAAGAGGCAAACGCCCGCCAAAG GCTACGAGCTGCTGTTCCAGCCCGAGGTGGTGCGTGTGTACACCTCCCTGCTGCAGGAGAGCCAGAACCCGTCTGTCCTGGAGGCTGCTGCCGGGGCCGTCCAGAACCTCTGCGCCGGCCGCTGGACC tacgGGCGCTACATCCGGGCCACGGTGCGCCTGGAGAAGGGGCTGCCCATGATGGCCGAGCTGCTGGCCCACGGGAACGACCGCGTGGTCAGGGCCATGTCCGGGGCCCTGAGGAACCTGGCCATCGACAACCGCAACCGCGAGCTGCTGG GTAAGCACGCGGTGCCCCACCTAGTGGCCGACCTGCCGGGGGGCCAGAGCCAGTCTGCCCGCGCCCTGTCCGAGGAGACGGTGGTGTCCGTGCTGAGCACGCTCACCGAGGTGCTCGGCAACAGCCTGGAGGCGGCCAAGACCCTGCGGGCCTCCCAGGGCATCGAGAGGCTGGTGCTCATCAACAAggatgg CAAGCGCTCGGACCGCGAGGTGCGCGGGGCGGGGCAGGTGCTGCAGCTGGTGTGGGGCCACAAGGAGCTGCGGAAGCCGCTGGAGAAGGACGGCTGGAAGAAGAGCGACTTCATGGTGAACGTGGCCCCCAGCACCAACGGCCCCAGCCGGGCCAACGGGGGCTACGAGGACAGCACTCTGCCGCTGCtggacagag gagagaagagggacatCATCCCACTCAACGACCTAGGCCCTG AAGCCTACTCTACACTGgaccagagggagaggagacacactCTAGACAACACTCTGGATAACACAGACACTTTAAAG cgaGGGGTCTATGGGGGCAGAAAGGGCTCCTTGCCCCTCCTGGATTCCTACGATG AAAAATTGATAGTTTGCATCACCCAGAGTGGACCTGCAGGGTTCCAGCAGCCCTACCACTGCTACTGA
- the LOC136953754 gene encoding catenin delta-1-like isoform X2 — protein MEQCESAAALLESVREQEVQFEQLTRALEEERRRVGLPSPSSRPLPHTQNGRLGDADIERLKLTDGYINGTQYRMVDPAHGALDESYTPEDDSQEAHSVFSEEGTARRADNGIRKVVTSRTVLPDSMSIDGGLSVSGMGGYSATLDRAYRQGGGVPDYPMATVPRNYHYAPSGGYDDYRPGPPADTYASLSRGTRMDDRYRPMDGYRTLDSGYRAPSRQQLDPYGAQPQVSRVVRGVGSALELGGMRYAPAPYGMEDDQRSLGYDDMDYSMAPPPMHPGYGTMPRLGGGGGPGTLDRRRLRSCEDTLDGDMGGVDPYAWGVPMAMERGSMASLDSTLRKGPPGSWRQPELPEVIAMLNYRLDPVKTNAAAFLQHLTFKNDKVKSEVRRLKGIPSLVSLLDHPKKEVHHSACGALKNISYGRDHDNKIAIKNCDGVPALVRLLRKTRDQDLTDTITGTLWNLSSHDSVKMEIVDHALHALADEVMVPHSGWERGNDGGEESCKPRHLEWETALTNTAGCLRNVSSERSEARRKLRECSGLVDSLMYIVQSQINRKDVDNKLVENSVCLLRNLSYQVHREVPGYERYLEATPLNQGPAPSANKASCFGSRKGKGKKDGDDGGADQVDIPKRQTPAKGYELLFQPEVVRVYTSLLQESQNPSVLEAAAGAVQNLCAGRWTYGRYIRATVRLEKGLPMMAELLAHGNDRVVRAMSGALRNLAIDNRNRELLGKHAVPHLVADLPGGQSQSARALSEETVVSVLSTLTEVLGNSLEAAKTLRASQGIERLVLINKDGKRSDREVRGAGQVLQLVWGHKELRKPLEKDGWKKSDFMVNVAPSTNGPSRANGGYEDSTLPLLDRGEKRDIIPLNDLGPEAYSTLDQRERRHTLDNTLDNTDTLKRGVYGGRKGSLPLLDSYDEKLIVCITQSGPAGFQQPYHCY, from the exons AACGGCCGTCTAGGTGATGCAGACATAGAGCGTCTGAAACTGACTGACGGCTATATAAACGGGACCCAG tacaGGATGGTGGACCCTGCTCACGGAGCTCTCGATGAGAGCTACACTCCAGAAGACGACTCCCAGGAAGCACACTCTGTGTTCTCAGAGGAGGGCACCGCGCGGCGGGCTGACAACggg atcaGGAAGGTGGTGACCTCTCGCACCGTCCTCCCCGACTCCATGTCCATCGACGGGGGCCTCTCCGTGTCCGGCATGGGCGGCTACAGCGCCACCCTGGACCGCGCCTACCGGCAGGGGGGCGGGGTCCCTGACTACCCCATGGCCACTGTGCCCAGGAACTACCACTACGCCCCCTCGGGGGGCTACGACGACTACAGGCCGGGGCCTCCCGCCGACACCTACGCCAGCCTGAGCAGAGGCACGCGCATGGACGACAGATACAG gcccATGGACGGTTACAGGACCCTGGACTCTGGCTACCGCGCCCCCAGCAGGCAGCAGCTGGACCCGTACGGCGCCCAGCCCCAGGTGAGCCGCGTGGTGCGGGGCGTGGGCAGCGCCCTGGAGCTGGGGGGCATGCGCTACGCCCCCGCGCCCTACGGCATGGAGGACGACCAGCGCAGCCTGGGCTACGACGACATGGACTACAGCATGGCGCCCCCTCCCATGCACCCGGGCTACGGAACCATGCCCCGGCTGGGGGGCGGTGGCGGCCCAGGCACGCTGGACAGACGCAGGCTCag gagCTGTGAGGACACGCTAGACGGCGACATGGGCGGAGTGGACCCCTACGCCTGGGGCGTTCCCATGGCGATGGAGCGGGGCAGCATGGCGTCGCTGGACAGCACCCTGAGGAAGGGCCCTCCCGGCTCCTGGAGGCAGCCCGAGCTGCCCGAGGTGATCGCCATGCTCAACTACCGCCTGGACCCCGTCAAGACCAACGCTGCCGCCTTCCTGCAGCACCTCACCTTCAAGAACGACAAG gtgaagtCGGAGGTGCGGCGTCTGAAGGGCATCCCCTCCCTGGTGTCTCTGCTGGACCACCCCAAGAAGGAGGTGCACCACTCGGCCTGCGGGGCGCTCAAGAACATCTCGTACGGACGCGACCACGACAACAAGATCGCCATCAAGAACTGTGACGGCGTCCCCGCCCTGGTCCGCCTGCTGAGGAAGACCAGAGACCAGGACCTCACAGACACCATCACAG GCACGCTGTGGAACCTGTCGTCTCACGACTCGGTGAAGATGGAGATCGTGGACCACGCCCTGCACGCCCTGGCGGACGAGGTGATGGTGCCCCACTcgggctgggagagggggaacgACGGGGGCGAGGAGAGCTGCAAGCCCCGGCACCTGGAGTGGGAGACGGCCCTCACCAACACAGCTGGCTGCCTCAG GAACGTGAGTTCAGAACGCAGCGAGGCCCGACGCAAGCTGAGGGAATGCTCGGGATTGGTGGACTCTCTCATGTACATTGTCCAATCACAGATCAACCGCAAAGACGTGGACAACAAG ctggtggagaacagtgtgtgtctgctgaggAACCTGTCCTATCAGGTGCACCGCGAGGTCCCCGGCTACGAGCGCTACCTGGAAGCCACGCCCCTGAATCAGGGCCCTGCCCCCAGCGCCAACAAGGCCAGCTGCTTCGGCTCGCGGAAGGGCAAAG gaaagaaagatggagacgaTGGAGGTGCAGATCAGGTGGACATTCCCAAGAGGCAAACGCCCGCCAAAG GCTACGAGCTGCTGTTCCAGCCCGAGGTGGTGCGTGTGTACACCTCCCTGCTGCAGGAGAGCCAGAACCCGTCTGTCCTGGAGGCTGCTGCCGGGGCCGTCCAGAACCTCTGCGCCGGCCGCTGGACC tacgGGCGCTACATCCGGGCCACGGTGCGCCTGGAGAAGGGGCTGCCCATGATGGCCGAGCTGCTGGCCCACGGGAACGACCGCGTGGTCAGGGCCATGTCCGGGGCCCTGAGGAACCTGGCCATCGACAACCGCAACCGCGAGCTGCTGG GTAAGCACGCGGTGCCCCACCTAGTGGCCGACCTGCCGGGGGGCCAGAGCCAGTCTGCCCGCGCCCTGTCCGAGGAGACGGTGGTGTCCGTGCTGAGCACGCTCACCGAGGTGCTCGGCAACAGCCTGGAGGCGGCCAAGACCCTGCGGGCCTCCCAGGGCATCGAGAGGCTGGTGCTCATCAACAAggatgg CAAGCGCTCGGACCGCGAGGTGCGCGGGGCGGGGCAGGTGCTGCAGCTGGTGTGGGGCCACAAGGAGCTGCGGAAGCCGCTGGAGAAGGACGGCTGGAAGAAGAGCGACTTCATGGTGAACGTGGCCCCCAGCACCAACGGCCCCAGCCGGGCCAACGGGGGCTACGAGGACAGCACTCTGCCGCTGCtggacagag gagagaagagggacatCATCCCACTCAACGACCTAGGCCCTG AAGCCTACTCTACACTGgaccagagggagaggagacacactCTAGACAACACTCTGGATAACACAGACACTTTAAAG cgaGGGGTCTATGGGGGCAGAAAGGGCTCCTTGCCCCTCCTGGATTCCTACGATG AAAAATTGATAGTTTGCATCACCCAGAGTGGACCTGCAGGGTTCCAGCAGCCCTACCACTGCTACTGA
- the LOC136953754 gene encoding catenin delta-1-like isoform X5 codes for MVDPAHGALDESYTPEDDSQEAHSVFSEEGTARRADNGIRKVVTSRTVLPDSMSIDGGLSVSGMGGYSATLDRAYRQGGGVPDYPMATVPRNYHYAPSGGYDDYRPGPPADTYASLSRGTRMDDRYRPMDGYRTLDSGYRAPSRQQLDPYGAQPQVSRVVRGVGSALELGGMRYAPAPYGMEDDQRSLGYDDMDYSMAPPPMHPGYGTMPRLGGGGGPGTLDRRRLRSCEDTLDGDMGGVDPYAWGVPMAMERGSMASLDSTLRKGPPGSWRQPELPEVIAMLNYRLDPVKTNAAAFLQHLTFKNDKVKSEVRRLKGIPSLVSLLDHPKKEVHHSACGALKNISYGRDHDNKIAIKNCDGVPALVRLLRKTRDQDLTDTITGTLWNLSSHDSVKMEIVDHALHALADEVMVPHSGWERGNDGGEESCKPRHLEWETALTNTAGCLRNVSSERSEARRKLRECSGLVDSLMYIVQSQINRKDVDNKLVENSVCLLRNLSYQVHREVPGYERYLEATPLNQGPAPSANKASCFGSRKGKDEWFAKGKKDGDDGGADQVDIPKRQTPAKGYELLFQPEVVRVYTSLLQESQNPSVLEAAAGAVQNLCAGRWTYGRYIRATVRLEKGLPMMAELLAHGNDRVVRAMSGALRNLAIDNRNRELLGKHAVPHLVADLPGGQSQSARALSEETVVSVLSTLTEVLGNSLEAAKTLRASQGIERLVLINKDGKRSDREVRGAGQVLQLVWGHKELRKPLEKDGWKKSDFMVNVAPSTNGPSRANGGYEDSTLPLLDRGEKRDIIPLNDLGPEAYSTLDQRERRHTLDNTLDNTDTLKRGVYGGRKGSLPLLDSYDEKLIVCITQSGPAGFQQPYHCY; via the exons ATGGTGGACCCTGCTCACGGAGCTCTCGATGAGAGCTACACTCCAGAAGACGACTCCCAGGAAGCACACTCTGTGTTCTCAGAGGAGGGCACCGCGCGGCGGGCTGACAACggg atcaGGAAGGTGGTGACCTCTCGCACCGTCCTCCCCGACTCCATGTCCATCGACGGGGGCCTCTCCGTGTCCGGCATGGGCGGCTACAGCGCCACCCTGGACCGCGCCTACCGGCAGGGGGGCGGGGTCCCTGACTACCCCATGGCCACTGTGCCCAGGAACTACCACTACGCCCCCTCGGGGGGCTACGACGACTACAGGCCGGGGCCTCCCGCCGACACCTACGCCAGCCTGAGCAGAGGCACGCGCATGGACGACAGATACAG gcccATGGACGGTTACAGGACCCTGGACTCTGGCTACCGCGCCCCCAGCAGGCAGCAGCTGGACCCGTACGGCGCCCAGCCCCAGGTGAGCCGCGTGGTGCGGGGCGTGGGCAGCGCCCTGGAGCTGGGGGGCATGCGCTACGCCCCCGCGCCCTACGGCATGGAGGACGACCAGCGCAGCCTGGGCTACGACGACATGGACTACAGCATGGCGCCCCCTCCCATGCACCCGGGCTACGGAACCATGCCCCGGCTGGGGGGCGGTGGCGGCCCAGGCACGCTGGACAGACGCAGGCTCag gagCTGTGAGGACACGCTAGACGGCGACATGGGCGGAGTGGACCCCTACGCCTGGGGCGTTCCCATGGCGATGGAGCGGGGCAGCATGGCGTCGCTGGACAGCACCCTGAGGAAGGGCCCTCCCGGCTCCTGGAGGCAGCCCGAGCTGCCCGAGGTGATCGCCATGCTCAACTACCGCCTGGACCCCGTCAAGACCAACGCTGCCGCCTTCCTGCAGCACCTCACCTTCAAGAACGACAAG gtgaagtCGGAGGTGCGGCGTCTGAAGGGCATCCCCTCCCTGGTGTCTCTGCTGGACCACCCCAAGAAGGAGGTGCACCACTCGGCCTGCGGGGCGCTCAAGAACATCTCGTACGGACGCGACCACGACAACAAGATCGCCATCAAGAACTGTGACGGCGTCCCCGCCCTGGTCCGCCTGCTGAGGAAGACCAGAGACCAGGACCTCACAGACACCATCACAG GCACGCTGTGGAACCTGTCGTCTCACGACTCGGTGAAGATGGAGATCGTGGACCACGCCCTGCACGCCCTGGCGGACGAGGTGATGGTGCCCCACTcgggctgggagagggggaacgACGGGGGCGAGGAGAGCTGCAAGCCCCGGCACCTGGAGTGGGAGACGGCCCTCACCAACACAGCTGGCTGCCTCAG GAACGTGAGTTCAGAACGCAGCGAGGCCCGACGCAAGCTGAGGGAATGCTCGGGATTGGTGGACTCTCTCATGTACATTGTCCAATCACAGATCAACCGCAAAGACGTGGACAACAAG ctggtggagaacagtgtgtgtctgctgaggAACCTGTCCTATCAGGTGCACCGCGAGGTCCCCGGCTACGAGCGCTACCTGGAAGCCACGCCCCTGAATCAGGGCCCTGCCCCCAGCGCCAACAAGGCCAGCTGCTTCGGCTCGCGGAAGGGCAAAG ATGAGTGGTTTGCCAAAG gaaagaaagatggagacgaTGGAGGTGCAGATCAGGTGGACATTCCCAAGAGGCAAACGCCCGCCAAAG GCTACGAGCTGCTGTTCCAGCCCGAGGTGGTGCGTGTGTACACCTCCCTGCTGCAGGAGAGCCAGAACCCGTCTGTCCTGGAGGCTGCTGCCGGGGCCGTCCAGAACCTCTGCGCCGGCCGCTGGACC tacgGGCGCTACATCCGGGCCACGGTGCGCCTGGAGAAGGGGCTGCCCATGATGGCCGAGCTGCTGGCCCACGGGAACGACCGCGTGGTCAGGGCCATGTCCGGGGCCCTGAGGAACCTGGCCATCGACAACCGCAACCGCGAGCTGCTGG GTAAGCACGCGGTGCCCCACCTAGTGGCCGACCTGCCGGGGGGCCAGAGCCAGTCTGCCCGCGCCCTGTCCGAGGAGACGGTGGTGTCCGTGCTGAGCACGCTCACCGAGGTGCTCGGCAACAGCCTGGAGGCGGCCAAGACCCTGCGGGCCTCCCAGGGCATCGAGAGGCTGGTGCTCATCAACAAggatgg CAAGCGCTCGGACCGCGAGGTGCGCGGGGCGGGGCAGGTGCTGCAGCTGGTGTGGGGCCACAAGGAGCTGCGGAAGCCGCTGGAGAAGGACGGCTGGAAGAAGAGCGACTTCATGGTGAACGTGGCCCCCAGCACCAACGGCCCCAGCCGGGCCAACGGGGGCTACGAGGACAGCACTCTGCCGCTGCtggacagag gagagaagagggacatCATCCCACTCAACGACCTAGGCCCTG AAGCCTACTCTACACTGgaccagagggagaggagacacactCTAGACAACACTCTGGATAACACAGACACTTTAAAG cgaGGGGTCTATGGGGGCAGAAAGGGCTCCTTGCCCCTCCTGGATTCCTACGATG AAAAATTGATAGTTTGCATCACCCAGAGTGGACCTGCAGGGTTCCAGCAGCCCTACCACTGCTACTGA
- the LOC136953754 gene encoding catenin delta-1-like isoform X4 — protein sequence MEQCESAAALLESVREQEVQFEQLTRALEEERRRVGLPSPSSRPLPHTQNGRLGDADIERLKLTDGYINGTQYRMVDPAHGALDESYTPEDDSQEAHSVFSEEGTARRADNGIRKVVTSRTVLPDSMSIDGGLSVSGMGGYSATLDRAYRQGGGVPDYPMATVPRNYHYAPSGGYDDYRPGPPADTYASLSRGTRMDDRYRPMDGYRTLDSGYRAPSRQQLDPYGAQPQVSRVVRGVGSALELGGMRYAPAPYGMEDDQRSLGYDDMDYSMAPPPMHPGYGTMPRLGGGGGPGTLDRRRLRSCEDTLDGDMGGVDPYAWGVPMAMERGSMASLDSTLRKGPPGSWRQPELPEVIAMLNYRLDPVKTNAAAFLQHLTFKNDKVKSEVRRLKGIPSLVSLLDHPKKEVHHSACGALKNISYGRDHDNKIAIKNCDGVPALVRLLRKTRDQDLTDTITGTLWNLSSHDSVKMEIVDHALHALADEVMVPHSGWERGNDGGEESCKPRHLEWETALTNTAGCLRNVSSERSEARRKLRECSGLVDSLMYIVQSQINRKDVDNKLVENSVCLLRNLSYQVHREVPGYERYLEATPLNQGPAPSANKASCFGSRKGKDEWFAKGKKDGDDGGADQVDIPKRQTPAKGYELLFQPEVVRVYTSLLQESQNPSVLEAAAGAVQNLCAGRWTYGRYIRATVRLEKGLPMMAELLAHGNDRVVRAMSGALRNLAIDNRNRELLGKHAVPHLVADLPGGQSQSARALSEETVVSVLSTLTEVLGNSLEAAKTLRASQGIERLVLINKDGKRSDREVRGAGQVLQLVWGHKELRKPLEKDGWKKSDFMVNVAPSTNGPSRANGGYEDSTLPLLDRGEKRDIIPLNDLGPEAYSTLDQRERRHTLDNTLDNTDTLKKN from the exons AACGGCCGTCTAGGTGATGCAGACATAGAGCGTCTGAAACTGACTGACGGCTATATAAACGGGACCCAG tacaGGATGGTGGACCCTGCTCACGGAGCTCTCGATGAGAGCTACACTCCAGAAGACGACTCCCAGGAAGCACACTCTGTGTTCTCAGAGGAGGGCACCGCGCGGCGGGCTGACAACggg atcaGGAAGGTGGTGACCTCTCGCACCGTCCTCCCCGACTCCATGTCCATCGACGGGGGCCTCTCCGTGTCCGGCATGGGCGGCTACAGCGCCACCCTGGACCGCGCCTACCGGCAGGGGGGCGGGGTCCCTGACTACCCCATGGCCACTGTGCCCAGGAACTACCACTACGCCCCCTCGGGGGGCTACGACGACTACAGGCCGGGGCCTCCCGCCGACACCTACGCCAGCCTGAGCAGAGGCACGCGCATGGACGACAGATACAG gcccATGGACGGTTACAGGACCCTGGACTCTGGCTACCGCGCCCCCAGCAGGCAGCAGCTGGACCCGTACGGCGCCCAGCCCCAGGTGAGCCGCGTGGTGCGGGGCGTGGGCAGCGCCCTGGAGCTGGGGGGCATGCGCTACGCCCCCGCGCCCTACGGCATGGAGGACGACCAGCGCAGCCTGGGCTACGACGACATGGACTACAGCATGGCGCCCCCTCCCATGCACCCGGGCTACGGAACCATGCCCCGGCTGGGGGGCGGTGGCGGCCCAGGCACGCTGGACAGACGCAGGCTCag gagCTGTGAGGACACGCTAGACGGCGACATGGGCGGAGTGGACCCCTACGCCTGGGGCGTTCCCATGGCGATGGAGCGGGGCAGCATGGCGTCGCTGGACAGCACCCTGAGGAAGGGCCCTCCCGGCTCCTGGAGGCAGCCCGAGCTGCCCGAGGTGATCGCCATGCTCAACTACCGCCTGGACCCCGTCAAGACCAACGCTGCCGCCTTCCTGCAGCACCTCACCTTCAAGAACGACAAG gtgaagtCGGAGGTGCGGCGTCTGAAGGGCATCCCCTCCCTGGTGTCTCTGCTGGACCACCCCAAGAAGGAGGTGCACCACTCGGCCTGCGGGGCGCTCAAGAACATCTCGTACGGACGCGACCACGACAACAAGATCGCCATCAAGAACTGTGACGGCGTCCCCGCCCTGGTCCGCCTGCTGAGGAAGACCAGAGACCAGGACCTCACAGACACCATCACAG GCACGCTGTGGAACCTGTCGTCTCACGACTCGGTGAAGATGGAGATCGTGGACCACGCCCTGCACGCCCTGGCGGACGAGGTGATGGTGCCCCACTcgggctgggagagggggaacgACGGGGGCGAGGAGAGCTGCAAGCCCCGGCACCTGGAGTGGGAGACGGCCCTCACCAACACAGCTGGCTGCCTCAG GAACGTGAGTTCAGAACGCAGCGAGGCCCGACGCAAGCTGAGGGAATGCTCGGGATTGGTGGACTCTCTCATGTACATTGTCCAATCACAGATCAACCGCAAAGACGTGGACAACAAG ctggtggagaacagtgtgtgtctgctgaggAACCTGTCCTATCAGGTGCACCGCGAGGTCCCCGGCTACGAGCGCTACCTGGAAGCCACGCCCCTGAATCAGGGCCCTGCCCCCAGCGCCAACAAGGCCAGCTGCTTCGGCTCGCGGAAGGGCAAAG ATGAGTGGTTTGCCAAAG gaaagaaagatggagacgaTGGAGGTGCAGATCAGGTGGACATTCCCAAGAGGCAAACGCCCGCCAAAG GCTACGAGCTGCTGTTCCAGCCCGAGGTGGTGCGTGTGTACACCTCCCTGCTGCAGGAGAGCCAGAACCCGTCTGTCCTGGAGGCTGCTGCCGGGGCCGTCCAGAACCTCTGCGCCGGCCGCTGGACC tacgGGCGCTACATCCGGGCCACGGTGCGCCTGGAGAAGGGGCTGCCCATGATGGCCGAGCTGCTGGCCCACGGGAACGACCGCGTGGTCAGGGCCATGTCCGGGGCCCTGAGGAACCTGGCCATCGACAACCGCAACCGCGAGCTGCTGG GTAAGCACGCGGTGCCCCACCTAGTGGCCGACCTGCCGGGGGGCCAGAGCCAGTCTGCCCGCGCCCTGTCCGAGGAGACGGTGGTGTCCGTGCTGAGCACGCTCACCGAGGTGCTCGGCAACAGCCTGGAGGCGGCCAAGACCCTGCGGGCCTCCCAGGGCATCGAGAGGCTGGTGCTCATCAACAAggatgg CAAGCGCTCGGACCGCGAGGTGCGCGGGGCGGGGCAGGTGCTGCAGCTGGTGTGGGGCCACAAGGAGCTGCGGAAGCCGCTGGAGAAGGACGGCTGGAAGAAGAGCGACTTCATGGTGAACGTGGCCCCCAGCACCAACGGCCCCAGCCGGGCCAACGGGGGCTACGAGGACAGCACTCTGCCGCTGCtggacagag gagagaagagggacatCATCCCACTCAACGACCTAGGCCCTG AAGCCTACTCTACACTGgaccagagggagaggagacacactCTAGACAACACTCTGGATAACACAGACACTTTAAAG AAAAATTGA